The sequence CCGCCGAAAAACCGGCGGCGAGCGCCTTGCCGCTCACGAGACGTGGAACCCCCTCAATCTCGCGTGGACGGGCTGCTAGGTTTTGGGGGCTCGGACTGACGATCACGGCGAAGCGGGGGAATGACTTCGGCGTTAGCCTTCGACTCGCACGCCAACGCTTGCCAGGCTGTTCTGCGTCGCGTTGAAGATTCTAGGGAGAACCACGCTTGATCCGTCCAACAGTTCCTGCCGACACGGAAACTCTGGTCCCGCTGGCGCAAGAGACGGGCGTGTTCAAGCCCCATGAAATTCGCGCGCTGCGCGAAGTGCTCGACGATTATCACAGCACCAACCAGCGGCTGGGGCATCGCTGTGTAACGTTCGAGCAATCGGGCCAAATCCTCGGTTTCGCCTACTTTGCTCCCGCGGCAATGACCGATCGCACCTGGTATCTCTATTGGATTGCGGTAACTCGCCAAACCCAAGCCCGCGGCATCGGCGGCAAGCTGCTGAAGTTCCTCGAGGAAGACATTCAGCGAGCGAACGGCCGGGTGCTGTTCATCGAAACCTCATCGCTGCCAAACTACAGCCTGACGCGCAAGTTTTATATCAAGCATGCCTACGAGCATGCCGCCACCCTGGCCGGCTATTATGCCGACGGCGACGATATGA is a genomic window of Pirellulales bacterium containing:
- a CDS encoding GNAT family N-acetyltransferase — encoded protein: MIRPTVPADTETLVPLAQETGVFKPHEIRALREVLDDYHSTNQRLGHRCVTFEQSGQILGFAYFAPAAMTDRTWYLYWIAVTRQTQARGIGGKLLKFLEEDIQRANGRVLFIETSSLPNYSLTRKFYIKHAYEHAATLAGYYADGDDMIVFRKHFGAPPAPSAVPATTTTQASPAPPN